ACTTATTGTTTCGGGTGAAATGCTGTTTGATATTAGCTGCTAgtgaattgtttttttcttagttGTAGTTGATAATAATGCAAAGGTCTTACGGGAAATTTCATTCGACAAACTCTAATACTGTCTCATAAAATTTTGCTGCCAATACTTCTCAATGTTAAAGCATAAACGGCAGTTAGATCACTGGTTGTTTCATCATTTGTCAATAATCCTGTAGTACCTGATCTTTTCATTTGATTATAGCTCAATATTTATCTGTAATGCTTATATTATGTGTTTAGTTTGAATTGTTTCACATATTTGGACACACCAACCGTAATTCACTGGTTGTTTCATCATTTGTCAATAATCCTGTAGTACCTGATCTTTTCAGTTGATTATAACTCAATATTTCTCTGTAATGCTTATATTATGTGTTAACTTGAATTGTTTCACATATTTAGACACACCAACCGTCATTTATTTGGATAATATCCTCTTCTATTGATGCCACTTAAGTAGTGCTTCGTAGCATGAAAAACTTAACCTGAACAGTGAACAGAAATAATACCAAGCTGTTTATCAAGTGTCATTGTTTTTAAGTTTCTGCAGTTGTTTTAGTGTGCTGTACATAACACCTATCTATGTGCAGTTCTGCTCTTGTTTTTGAAGTAACTATACATTTATAAACATGCTATTTACTCAAGTAATAACATCAATAGGTCGTGAGCAACCCTGAGAAGACTCCACTTCATACTTTCTTCTGCAGCTATGACTTGACAGACATGCCTTCAGGGACCAAGGTACAAGACATTATGACTAATTtcagttttaaaaataaattgtgaCTAATAGACTTTTTCTTTGGGTCAAATTCGAAATAGCCTTGAAGCTTACTTGTCATATGATTGCCTTATTTCTTGTTGACTTGGTGGCAACATATGTATTTGCTTTGGGTTATTGTTTTGGTCAGCTGAGCCAATATTAAACAAAGTCGAATACATGGTTGCTTGCAAGCTTTGATCTTTTCCTATAAGCTTAGTCAAAGGTTATCACACACATAATGGGTCAGAATGTAATATTACATTATTAATCATTCACAATGACAGAGAACAAGTGTTTTGAAGCTTGCAGTTTTGGtttctccatctccatccccaATTCTCATCTTATTTCTCTTGTTGTAATGGGACAGACTTTCATGCGGCAAAAGGTCACTCTGTCCCCCACTCTTTCCTCCTCTAATCCAATGAAAGAAGGAAGTAATGCCGGTGACATTAATATTGGCCCCAAGGCTGAGTCTGTCTCATGTGGAGAAGTTACAGAACGGGAAAGTTCAGAATGTAATGGTGCTGATAGCCCGATACAACTAGTAGCTCAGTCCAAACTACTTATCTCGAGTCAACTGATAGATTATTTTGTCTTTGCAGGCTCATCTGATGGATCAGAGGAGAAAGACGCAAATGCAAAACGTTGTTCGTTGGACAGTAACATGATGGAATCAAATAAACATAACTCTCCTGTGAATAAGAAAAATAACACCGATTCTGATGATTGTTGCTGTCAGATGGACAATTTAGGTGGCAAGAATTCTTGCTGTGCATCTTCTAGGATTAATGATAGCTCGGGTGGAGGTGTGATTCGCTATGCTCTGCACCTGCGCTTTCTATGCCCTTCCTCCAAGAAATCCTCAAAATCGATGCTACGATGCAAATCCGATCCATCATCGGTGCCATATGATAGTAATGCTGCGAAAGAGGACGATCGCAGATTCTACCTTTATAATGATCTTAGAGTTGTATTTCCTCAAAGGCACTCAGATGCAGATGAAGGCGAGGTATGCACCCATTCCAATATTGTGAACATCATCTACCAGTACAGCTTTCTTCTGGTTTCTTTCTTGGATAATCAGTTTCTCACTTTACATATATAGAAATGCATTTGGTTTAGCATAATGTCTTACTTTGGGCTACTCCCAACTTATTTCAGCAGCCGGTTCCTGACAATTAACTGAGTTTATAATGCAATATATCATCTCTATCTGGCTTGATTGCAACTCTTGTTTCTTGATCTGTTACTACATTTTATCCTAAAGAGTTTTGATGTGTTGGTTTTCACTTTTGTTTCAGCTGCGTGTGGAACATGACTTCCCTGCTGATCCCAAGTACTTCGACATAAGCAATTGACACCTctgcttctccttctccttgtgCATGCAGCTAAGCTCTCATGTCATTTGTGTACATAGCATGCGCTTTCTTGcgcacaaaaaaaatgtaaatatctTTTTAATCCTTCTTAACttgtcatcactcatcagccCCCGATGTATTTATCAGTCGCAACCAACTGTACAGTTTCAGTCTTCAAATAAAATGCAACTTTTAGTTCCCAGTTTGTGCTGTGCGTTACTGAACCTGAACAATTCAGGTTTGTGGTTGCATATGGATCCCAATGGACGCGTCGTCATGCCAATTGGGCCGGCCTGGCTGTGCTGGGCCCACgcagctgcagctagctatTTGGGCTGCTCGCGCGGGGGGTCGTTTGGTCTACGCGGCCCAGTCGAACGCAAGACGTACATGGAGCAGAGGGGAAAGTTTTGATCCCTCGACAGGATGTCTCTTCATTTGCTTAAAAATCATTTGAcaagttttgaaatttttttgacaaaagtCTTAGGTCTAAACTCAACACACATGTTGAGATatagaaaaaagataaattcaGTGTATAAATATTAACGTACTGATCATATCTGAATTTGTCTTTTCTGTTTTACAATGATTcggtcgaatttgaacttgatttttgtTGTACAGATAAATATCATAATACTCAACATTGTCATTTGTTTTCATaattttcataactatttggatcgaattagaagaaaaagatataaaggggatatgagaaattataatcCACTCCAGGAGCAGAGTCCATTGGAGAATCGATCGGTTTGTTGCAcacttattttctttttgtgtatCTTAGCTTATCTTATCTTCTCGAATTCCTAGCGTAAGCTCGTGTATGTATGTAGTTTTGCACGATTAAGATACTTAGCTAGAGTATTGGTAAGCTAAGATTCGTAATGACATCTACTTATAATAAATTTAGAAGAAGCGAAACATTATTTACTTTTTCAGTTGTTGATTGACGAGGACGTACGGACGTTGATCGATCGACGAGGATGGTGGAGCTCGAATCGCAGGAGGCGGTGACggtcgcctccaccgccgacatcgccgtcgACGTCTCGCTCCggcttctcgccgccgccacgtcgctcgccgccgccgtcgtcgttgccgccaACCACCAGCAGCGCTGGGGCATCCGCGTCGACTTCACCCTCTTCCAAGTCTGGATGTACGACGATCTATCtaatctcgccgccggccgccggcgtttTGATCTCTGACATTGTCAGTGTTAATTGATTTGCAGTGGCTTCGTGGCGGTGAACCTGGTGTGCACGGTgtacgcggcggcgacggcggcggcggcgaggaaggcgatggGGCGGTGGTGGCTGCACCACGCGGACGCGGTGGTGGTGAacctggaggcggcggcgacggcgggcgccgGCGCGATCGGGTCGATCGCCATGTGGGGGAACGAGGCCAGCGGCTGGTACGCCGTCTGCCGGTTGTACCGGAGGTACTgcaacgccggcgccgccgcgctcgccctctccctcgccgccgtcctcctcctcggcgtcgcctGCGCCCGCTCTCGCTACCCCAAGATGCCGCCCACCACCTAGCTTAATTACTCCATGCTTAATTTGCTCCATACATGTTATTGTttttacatgtatatatatagttacagCTTAGAACATTATGCATTTTTTTACGTTTTTTTCtctaactactactccctctatttcataccATAAGTTGTTCGGCTTGTTTTCTAATAAaaattctttaagtttgaccaagtttaacgacaactttttttctttaagtttgatcaaacttaacaaattttaactagtaaaaaagtcaaacgacttatataataaaacaaagggagtaatTGGTTCCGTTCTAGTGAAATAAATCAACCTGGCACTGGATGATGTGACGCTATCTCTAGATTcattggtttattttgagacggatagAGTAATTTATTGCCGGTAGAGATTTATGCATGGATATGTATATCAGAATCATAATCAGACTGAAACATATTTCAGTATGATCtcgtgcatatatataattaatgtgGCTATTTGTGCATATTTACGTATATATAAAATGCCATATATTTCTACGaggagatgagaaaaaaaatctaaggtCTATTACAGTATGTAGTGTAGATTTGTAGTAGGGGTACTTAATTATCAAGATCGACTCTTGGACGCAAAAATTTTAGCTGAACAATACATGCAGCAGCAGACAGACTTAAGCAGAGCGTGCATAGTTTGTAACAGCATACGCAGCATATTCAGACTTACTAGCTctcagcacatatatatatggccaCATCGATCCCTGCAACGTCAAAAAACCAGGCTACGTACATTGCAGCTAGCTATCAGAGATTGCAGGGATGAGATCACCCGCCATTGCTGACATCATGTGCTCCGTTCGACTTCACAAACCGGCCTTTCACCCTCTTCCTCGTGTCCGCTCTCAGCTTCCTCGACTCGTACCTGATGTGCTTCTCATACCTGCACCACCAAGAACATCAGTGACAGTCAGAACAAGATTCAGGCCTTCCTGTAAACAACAATGGTGAGTTCGAGTTCAGGAGTAGTTAGTTATTAAATTCATTGATCCATGCCTgcggttcttcttcttctccctgtACCGCTGCATCGCGTTGTCCCTGTTCTGCGCGAGCGTCTCGCTGTCGATCTTGATGGTACATGGCCTCTGATCGGCTCCAGTAGGGACGACGGTCTGATCACAGAAGGAAATCTCCTTGGGGAGAGCCGATCCTCTGTCGTTCGAAGAGCCCCCCAATGCCCCTGAAGCAGCAGGTACATGGCTTGTGGAAGTTGTCGGTCCATCGATCGTCGAAGCGCATGAGCTCGCCTTCCGTTTGTTGCTCCCGGTGCTTGGCTGCAAGGAAAGTTCAAGCAGAGAACATGAGTAACTGAACTGAAGATACTCCTCTGGTCCTATATACTACCATCACAAATGCAGAATTTTACAGGGTAGCAAACAGacagcaattttttttaggatagCCCCAGATAGTGGTTTGGTACTTCCTACAATGACACTTACCCTACAATGACACCAACCAAGAAAAACGTGGTGGGGCTTTCTATGATACAACAAAATTGGCCTTTCAATGTTTCGCAACGAAACAAGATGCGTCCATGACTTGGTGGACCAAAGGAGGAGGAAACAAGGATCTGTACGGTGGTCCATAAATATCGCGGTGATTGAAACAAGCTAAAAGTGTTCACACCATATGGGACCATGGTGCCAACTTATACAAGAATAGCCCCCCTTTAAAAAGATAAGATCGAATTAGGAACATAACACTGGAGCCATTGCAGAAGTTAGTGGCGCATCAACATCAGCGAAAGCTCTGCCATGGGGTCAACTGGGAAGTTAACAGGTAACAACTAAAAGAGTGTCCATGCCACACACAGATGGGGTACCAAATGTCCACGTGAGCATGCACATTTTAAGAAGGAAAAGGCAAAAAGTTCCTTTTCAGAAAGTCCATCAGCTTCTTCAAGCAAACCTGTTGTTAGTGATTTGCTTAAATCGATACCTTGGGCTTTGTCATAGATTATTAGTATGAAGTGTAAGGCTTGGTAACAAATAAGAGGATCCTATACAGATAGATAAGGTGTTCTAACACTACTTTTATCCTTGCTGTTGGAAGTTACAGTGCTAATCAAAAGATACCAAAATTGCAAGAATTATGAGATTCATCAGATGCATGGATTGATGCCACTTCTTCTCTAGCACAAGGCAGTATGAGAATACCTTGCTTGGCACCACTAAGCTAGGTGAATTGTGTGCTAGGTGCGCTGGATAAGCACAGTCAGCAAGCATATTTTACGTTGGAAAAAAGGGGATTATGGCTTACATTTTTCGATGACAGCTGACAGACATTAGTCGACATGATATCTTCGGCAGCTGCACAATATCTTGAGTCATAAATATCTTCCAGATCCTTCGTTGTCCCAGAAGAAATCTCCTTGAGCATGTCATTATAACTCTTAATCATAAAGCCTCCATTGTTTGAGCCAAATCCAACTTCAAGTGCAGAGTTCTCATTGTGATCCCTTGATTTTCCCAAATTAAAATCCCATATCTGTCACGCCGATAACAAGAAGAGAACCGTAAGTTTTAGGCCATGAAATGAAGCTCATTCCAGGGTAAACTAGAAGAAACATTGAAATATTTAGGAGATGGATTAGCAAgggtgattagttgaaaaacatTCTTTCCTTTGATGACAGTtctactagtatatatatgcCTACGGAAAGTTAATTATTTGCTTGATTAAAGCTAGACAGTCTGTAGCCAAAAGTCAGGTAAAGCTCATTGCATCAACACACCATGATTCAAGAGCCTATTTGCACACCCCAGGTCATAGGATCTATCTCATATCTGAAGGGGCAAATACTCTGAAGAATGCAGTACAGCAGTAGTATGAAAAATCTACATACAATGCACTTTCCATATTGTGATAGCAACATCTCCTCAGAAAGTTCTGTCTAACTTGCAttattgaaaaggaaaaaacaccCATCCTCATCAGCCCAATTTGCACATTCAATGCCCCTAAAACAATGCTACCCAGTCCATGATACTTTACTCTTTTGCAGTAAGAGTCCATGAAAGTTTATTGTGCCTGCAAGCAATCTCTGAAAGAACCGGTTCATAAATCGTGCATGATGGCAACAAGGATAAATTTATGTCTACTCAAAGTAATAGAATCATTCTGTTATGTGGTTGAAAAAAACCTAGGAAATAGAACTAGACAGGACACGAAAACCACATGAAAAACCAGTATCATGTACAAAAGCACAGAGATGTAAAATTTCAATAACTTGCACCTATAGTGTTCATCACAAAACCACAGTGGTAGTTCTCTTGAAAGGTTCAAACATCCAATTCTTTTACCCATCCCCTCATCCACAAGAGATTAGAGATCATAACCGCATCTCTCAATCTGAATGATCTGCACAACTGAGCACGAACTACACAAGTGATGGGTCCAACACCACCATTCGTACAGTTTGTTCTATTGCTAGATGTGAACCAATAAGATCCTAACACCATGTGATCTTAATGAGTGTGAAGCTACAAATAATTCGACTAATTAAGCAATGCAACTAACATTGCTCACACTAATCAAACATTGAACAGGCCAGAAATGCAACAATTAACCATTACcccaaaaacaaaaatcaaacatTGAATATACAGCGAAGATGCAATCGTAATTCAGAAGATGTGTGCTTATTCAAAAGAAATTCTGCTTCTTTTTACCTGGGTTGGTGGCACTGATGGCGCGGTGCTCTCCCACAGAACATTTTCATCTTCGTCTCCAACACGGTCGTTTTCCATGAGCTCGGTGCAGTTGGCCGGCGCCATCATGAGCAGTGAAGTGTACGGCAGCGGCGCctccggagccgccgccgccgccgccgccgtcgcagcagcATGAGGCAACGGCGGGGGAGCTTGCTTTTCCTGCAGGcggccgctcgccgcggcggaggtCCGGCGAGGCGTGCGGGGGCTCAGATCCGAGTGCGGCTGCGTGTGCGGGTGCGCCGTCTCGGCCTCCCGGCGCGCCATCTCGGCGAGCTGGTGGCCGAGCGCCTCGCCCTTgagtcgccgcccgccgccgccggccaccaccacctcgggCGGGTCGCATGGCACGTAGAGGTCGCGCAGCacggggtcgacggcgagcATGGAGTAGTCGAGCGCCGAGAAGAACGCgtcgtcggcctcctcctcctcgccgccgcagccgccggggAGGTCGAGCCCCCACgacgcggcgagctcggcggcggcggggcaccCGGAGAACCCCTCGACGGGCACCCGCAaggccgcgccgtcgtcgccgccgcacccggTGTCGCAGTCCGCGCACAGGAacgccggcgccgaggcggaggcgacgcgcgcggcggccggcctggcggcgcaggcggcgcagAGCGGGGCGCGGACGTGCTTCCGCGAGAGCGCGTTGGCGGCGTGCACGTGGCGGTCGCAGGCGACGCACAGCCTCGCGGCGTCCGCCCTGCagtgcagcgccgccgccgcctccccgcagTAGTCGCAaggccactgctgctgctgccccctccctcctcctccaccaccatcctTCATCTCGCAAACCgaatcaaaccaaaccaaatcgaagcgcgaggaggaggaggaaggaggcgggggTCTACGACGACTTTTGAGCTCGGAAGCAATGCAATGCAGGAatgaggagggagggagaaggcAGCGAGgtggtggagaagagaagacgGCGAGAATGAGATGAGATCCGGTGCGGAGCGCGCGAACACGGGACACGGATTCGGACTCGTTCCCGCGCGTCGAGGTGGAGGGagggtggggcccgcttgtcagTGGGCCAGGGGTGTCGGGAAATATCTCTCCGGCTTTAGCTGAGCTGGTGGGGGTGACGTGGTCGGGCCCACCAGAATGCGGCGCTAATTGATTTTTCGGATGAATTTTATCATAATTCTGGACTTGAAGACAGTTTTCGTTTAGAGGCTGTTACAAAACGGGATGCCGTTGCAACGGAAtagacatattaactattctATTGCACGAGTATCACATATATCAGGTTCTAGGTATCACAGGTACCGGGTAACAGGTATCCTAGGTATCGGGTGCCATACAACTGGTACCACAACAGGTATTAGGTATCAGGTACTGTCTCATATAAGGGTGTCCCGTTCCAACAGGATACCGTTGTTTAGGTTTTCTGTTTCGTTTAAGGATAGAATTAGGAACATGTCCTCGTATATAATATGCTTAACAAAAGTCGATAGATGGCTGTTGGACTTTATAAGGAACGAGGGCATATTTTTGTAATGAATTTCAAAACGTTTAAGAATCAGTATCCTTCCCAACATTTTGATTGATTGCATGTTTCGTTatattatgttttattttttgacttTTAAATTCTCCCTATAATAAGGATCTCTTTTTACTCGCtatatatattggcacatatgggtgcgatgttttttaccggaataaaaattttcaaaaaataccgaaacatttttggacatattggagtgtattgggtgcgtccgtgtcGAAAAATCACCCCGtaactcgcgcgacgaacttttatcaattaataataatattatcatATGTATACATTTGGAatgtaaaaaatagaaaacctTTTCAAATGTCACCAGAAGTAAAGCTACTACTCTTCCTGtaaaattctaataaaattCCCATgcaccaattaattaattagactaCCTTAATTATGGCATTTACTCTAATATGAAGTAATAAAATACATATAATGATACCACGAGTTTGTGATTAAGATATACTCCTCCGTTTTCAGCATGTAAGATTACTTGGtttattcaaaattaaatttctttAAGTTTCATCAAGTTTAAGGAGCAACATTTTTacaccaaacaaatatataatgaaaatatattcaatggtgGATttcataaaattaatttggtatagTAGGTATTACTGTTTTTTTCATACACTTGGTTAAACTTGAAGAAATTCGATTTATATCAAAACCAAAGCATGAAAAAACAGATGGAATATAGGAGCAGAAACAAGGTGAGATTGATCGATAAGAGATGCCATCATTATACTAGTACAAAATTGTCAATGCCGTGTGAATTGGATTGCAGGAGTTGCTACAAGATGTAATTGGTCATTTGTCATGGTTCAACGTCCTAACATAAAAGTTATAAAGTGATAGATTAGTAcgacatagaaaaaaaaatatctccaaAAGATAGAGATGGCCCTAGGAATAGCTAGCCGCACGTGCTCCCGTAGAAAGCAAGTGATCTACAGTAAGCACAATTAATTTGCACGATAAACGTAGCTACCTAAATTACCTACGAGTTGACCTCAATGATAATCCTAAGAGACatactaaatttttttcataagtaAAGTTAATTTTGGATGCTGGAAATTAATATTGATAATGGAATTATGGCAATACTCTACTTGATATCAAAGGACTGCAGAATTTATTTTCCGGTCTTTAGAATCAAGTTAAATTACTTCGACTTAGGGGATAATCTCTCATACATATGGCACTGAACTAAAATTCTCTCCCATCCCAATTGATTAAGCATgccattcttttttcttctgtaCATTGGCTAGCTTTCGATTAATCACAACGTGCCTTCACAAATCAGGCACTTTTGCTAGATCACAATCACACAAACCTTGGTCATCATCTAGATTATTGCAAAAAATACCAGATCATGATGCGTAGTACATATGCAATATAATGCCGACATGCAGCTTATGGGTCACGATGGTGACACTATCGGTCGGTGTCGACATTGTCAATATCGTCCTACTGGCTACGGGAGCTTCGTCCTAGTACTAATTATACACTCATGATCATTATCGGGGCGAGTTAAGTCTCAACAAGATAGACCTAATGTCAAAATTTCTTTTTACTCTATTATATATATCAGAAATAAGACAGTTTAGTATGTCGTAAATAAAGCCATCTAAATTCATGTCGCTGCCACATACCCATTA
The Oryza glaberrima chromosome 8, OglaRS2, whole genome shotgun sequence DNA segment above includes these coding regions:
- the LOC127783230 gene encoding CASP-like protein UU1, coding for MVELESQEAVTVASTADIAVDVSLRLLAAATSLAAAVVVAANHQQRWGIRVDFTLFQVWIGFVAVNLVCTVYAAATAAAARKAMGRWWLHHADAVVVNLEAAATAGAGAIGSIAMWGNEASGWYAVCRLYRRYCNAGAAALALSLAAVLLLGVACARSRYPKMPPTT
- the LOC127783229 gene encoding zinc finger protein CONSTANS-LIKE 15-like, which produces MKDGGGGGGRGQQQQWPCDYCGEAAAALHCRADAARLCVACDRHVHAANALSRKHVRAPLCAACAARPAAARVASASAPAFLCADCDTGCGGDDGAALRVPVEGFSGCPAAAELAASWGLDLPGGCGGEEEEADDAFFSALDYSMLAVDPVLRDLYVPCDPPEVVVAGGGGRRLKGEALGHQLAEMARREAETAHPHTQPHSDLSPRTPRRTSAAASGRLQEKQAPPPLPHAAATAAAAAAAPEAPLPYTSLLMMAPANCTELMENDRVGDEDENVLWESTAPSVPPTQIWDFNLGKSRDHNENSALEVGFGSNNGGFMIKSYNDMLKEISSGTTKDLEDIYDSRYCAAAEDIMSTNVCQLSSKNPSTGSNKRKASSCASTIDGPTTSTSHVPAASGALGGSSNDRGSALPKEISFCDQTVVPTGADQRPCTIKIDSETLAQNRDNAMQRYREKKKNRRYEKHIRYESRKLRADTRKRVKGRFVKSNGAHDVSNGG